The following proteins are encoded in a genomic region of Glycine soja cultivar W05 chromosome 17, ASM419377v2, whole genome shotgun sequence:
- the LOC114391399 gene encoding uncharacterized protein LOC114391399, whose amino-acid sequence MALLTSLPEQSSSTPKRHHKRKPQQQQQQQKQKPASSWDQIKNLLTCKQIEGSRVHDPSKVVSGYSKLGSSCSSICSFRDVVHGNTRVVHRSDNSSPESSSLGQETNGLLTRKPVTTTTTTTTRSSAKSHGGATYTSSSSSRGMQFRKLSGCYECHMIIDPSRLPIARSTVCACSHCGEVFPKMESLELHQAVRHAVSELGPEDSGRNIVEIIFKSSWLKKDNPICKIERILKVHNTQRTIQRFEECRDTVKNRALGSTKKNPRCAADGNELLRFHCTTLTCALGARGSSSLCASVHGSCGVCTIIRHGFQGGSCGGGSGDHGKAKGVRTTASSGRAHDSVVCGDATRRAMLVCRVIAGRVKRVVEDAPSEEEHVSVASYDSVAGYAGIYSNLEELVVFNPKAILPCFVVIYKVPSC is encoded by the exons ATGGCTCTCCTAACTTCCTTACCTGAACAGTCCTCCAGTACCCCCAAACGCCACCACAAGCGCAaaccccaacaacaacaacaacaacagaaacAGAAACCAGCTTCCTCATGGGACCAAATCAAGAACCTCTTAACCTGCAAACAGATCGAAGGGTCGAGAGTGCATGACCCTTCAAAAGTGGTAAGTGGGTACTCGAAGCTAGGGTCATCTTGCAGCTCCATATGCAGCTTCAGAGATGTGGTTCATGGGAACACACGTGTTGTGCACAGGTCTGATAACTCCTCACCAGAGAGTAGTTCTCTGGGTCAGGAAACTAATGGGTTACTCACTAGGAAACCtgttactactactactactactactactcgCTCTTCTGCAAAATCACACGGTGGAGCAACCTACACGTCATCATCATCTTCCAGAGGCATGCAATTCAGGAAGCTTTCTGGGTGTTATGAATGTCACATGATCATTGACCCTAGCAG GTTGCCAATTGCGAGGAGCACTGTGTGTGCTTGTTCTCACTGTGGTGAGGTCTTCCCTAAAATGGAAAGTTTGGAGCTTCATCAAGCTGTTCGTCATGCTG TTTCGGAGCTAGGTCCGGAGGATTCGGGTCGGAACATAGTGGAAATAATCTTCAAGTCGAGTTGGTTGAAGAAGGACAACCCGATATGCAAGATCGAACGGATACTAAAAGTGCACAACACCCAACGCACCATCCAACGGTTCGAGGAGTGCAGGGACACCGTAAAGAACCGTGCGCTGGGCAGCACCAAGAAAAACCCCAGGTGCGCAGCAGACGGCAACGAACTCTTGCGGTTCCACTGCACCACCTTAACGTGCGCACTGGGCGCACGTGGCTCCTCCTCCCTCTGCGCCTCCGTACATGGCAGTTGCGGTGTCTGCACCATCATCAGGCACGGTTTCCAAGGTGGTAGTTGCGGCGGCGGCAGTGGAGACCACGGGAAGGCGAAGGGCGTGAGGACCACCGCCAGCAGCGGTAGGGCCCACGACTCTGTTGTGTGCGGTGACGCCACGCGCAGGGCTATGCTTGTGTGTCGCGTGATCGCTGGAAGAGTGAAGCGCGTGGTCGAAGACGCGCCGTCCGAGGAGGAACACGTGTCGGTTGCGTCGTATGATTCCGTTGCTGGGTACGCTGGAATCTACTCGAATCTCGAGGAACTTGTTGTTTTCAATCCAAAGGCTATCCTTCCTTGTTTCGTAGTCATTTACAAAGTCCCTTCGTGTTAG
- the LOC114394236 gene encoding hexokinase-2, chloroplastic-like, with protein sequence MMSVTVAADTTSAAVGSCLSRSRRRCLTVALRSKVSVTPTRILTKLKHECATPLPLLQQVANNMSSDMRAGLAAEAGPGPGLPMIPSYVENLPTGNEKGLFYALDLGGTNFRVLRVQLGGKDERVIATEFDQVSIPHQLMFATSQELFDFIASGLAKFASKEDGRFHISPGKKGEIGFTFSFPVKQASIDSGILIKWTKGFAVSGTAGRDVVACLNEAMERQGIDMRVSALVNDTVATLAGAEYWDNDVVVAVILGTGTNACYVEQISAIPKLQGHVSSSGKMIISTEWGAFSNGLPLTKIDREMDAASINPGEQIFEKTISGMYLGEIVRRVLLEMAEEGGLFGKSVPQKLSTPFILGTPDLCAMQQDSSGDLHAVGSLLYDKAGVESNLSERKTVLEVCETIVKRGGSLAGAGIVGILQKMEEDQRGLVFGNGKRSVVAIDGGLYENYPQYRAYLQDSVTELLGTEKSNNVVIEHTKDGSGIGAALLAASNSMYNQDL encoded by the exons ATGATGTCTGTTACTGTTGCTGCCGACACTACCTCCGCCGCCGTAGGATCCTGTCTTTCACGATCGCGGCGGCGGTGCTTAACGGTGGCTCTCCGATCTAAAGTGTCAGTCACCCCAACCAGAATATTGACGAAACTCAAACACGAGTGTGCCACTCCTCTGCCCCTTCTTCAGCAAGTGGCCAATAACATGTCTTCTGACATGCGAGCTGGGCTTGCTGCAGAGGCTGGGCCTGGGCCCGGGCTTCCCATGATACCCAGCTATGTTGAAAATCTTCCCACTGG GAATGAGAAAGGGTTGTTTTATGCCTTGGATCTCGGAGGAACCAACTTCCGTGTGCTGAGGGTGCAGTTGGGTGGCAAAGATGAGCGTGTCATTGCCACCGAGTTTGATCAAGTTTCCATACCTCATCAACTCATGTTTGCTACATCTCAG GAGCTGTTTGATTTCATTGCTTCGGGGCTAGCAAAATTTGCGTCCAAGGAGGATGGTAGATTTCATATCTCACCGggaaaaaagggagagattgGCTTCACGTTTTCATTTCCTGTGAAGCAGGCATCTATTGATTCTGGCATACTAATCAAGTGGACCAAGGGTTTTGCAGTGTCTGGAACA GCAGGGAGAGATGTGGTGGCTTGTCTGAACGAGGCAATGGAAAGGCAAGGAATAGACATGCGAGTTTCTGCTCTG GTGAATGATACCGTGGCAACGTTAGCTGGAGCAGAATACTGGGATAATGATGTCGTGGTTGCTGTCATTTTGGGTACTGGAACCAATGCTTGCTATGTTGAACAGATCAGTGCCATTCCTAAGTTACAGGGCCATGTCTCTTCTTCTGGGAAAATG ATCATTAGCACTGAGTGGGGTGCTTTCTCAAATGGTCTCCCTTTAACCAAGATCGATAGGGAAATGGATGCTGCTAGCATCAATCCGGGTGAGCAG ATATTTGAAAAGACAATCTCGGGAATGTATCTAGGCGAAATTGTTAGACGAGTGTTGCTGGAAATGGCTGAAGAGGGTGGTTTGTTTGGAAAATCTGTCCCGCAGAAACTATCTACACCTTTCATACTCGg GACCCCAGATCTATGTGCCATGCAGCAGGACAGTTCTGGCGATTTACATGCAGTTGGGTCCCTCCTCTATGATAAAGCAGGG GTTGAATCCAATTTAAGTGAAAGAAAAACAGTTTTAGAGGTTTGTGAGACAATTGTAAAGCGAGGTGGGAGCTTAGCTGGTGCAGGAATAGTGGGGATTCtacaaaaaatggaagaggatCAGAGAGGTCTCGTCTTTGGGAATGGGAAGAGAAGTGTTGTTGCCATTGATGGGGGCTTATATGAAAATTATCCTCAATACAGGGCTTATTTGCAAGATTCAGTCACAGAGCTGCTAGGAACAGAAAAGTCAAACAATGTGGTGATAGAGCATACTAAAGATGGATCTGGAATAGGAGCTGCTCTATTGGCTGCTTCAAACTCCATGTACAACCAAGACTTATAG
- the LOC114393233 gene encoding AP-2 complex subunit sigma-like → MIRFILLQNRQGKTRLAKYYVPLEDSEKHKVEYEVHRLVVNRDPKYTNFVEFRTHKIIYRRYAGLFFSLCVDITDNELAYLECIHLFVEILDHFFSNVCELDLVFNFHKVYLILDEFILAGELQETSKKAIIERMGELEKLE, encoded by the exons ATG ATCCGATTCATTCTGTTGCAGAACAGGCAGGGCAAGACCCGTCTTGCCAAATACTACGTTCCTCTCGAGGACTCCGAGAAGCACAAGGTCGAATACGAG GTTCATCGGCTCGTCGTAAACAGAGACCCTAAATACACAAATTTCGTCGAG TTTCGTACGCACAAGATAATATACAGGCGATATGCTGGGTTATTTTTCTCACTCTGTGTTGATATCACTGATAATGAGTTGGCGTATTTAGAGTGCATCCATTTGTTTGTGGAAATATTGGATCACTTCTTCAGCAATGTCTGTGAGCTCGATTTGGTTTTTAACTTCCACAAG GTCTATCTTATACTTGATGAATTCATTCTAGCGGGTGAACTGCAAGAAACAAGCAAGAAG GCTATCATTGAGAGAATGGGGGAACTTGAAAAACTAGAATGA